One part of the Xylocopa sonorina isolate GNS202 chromosome 10, iyXylSono1_principal, whole genome shotgun sequence genome encodes these proteins:
- the Srp19 gene encoding signal recognition particle 19 — protein sequence MALAWNPSKKHSDLERWICIYPVYINSKRTLAGGRKIAKDKCVENPTHQEIRDVLVAAGFNVGVENKLHPRERSKELLYRGRIRLQLKNDNGTPVKPEFPTRDSVLIYLGTTIPKLKSRQGKQSSGEQSFQPSSSSTKKGKGKGRR from the exons ATGGCGCTCGCATGGAACCCGTCAAAGAAACACAGTGATCTCGAACG GTGGATTTGTATTTATCCAGTTTACATAAACAGTAAAAGAACTCTAGCAGGAGGTCGGAAAATTGCGAAAGACAAATGCGTTGAAAATCCAACGCACCAAGAGATCCGCGATGTTTTAGTAGCAGCTGGTTTCAACGTTGGAGTTGAAAACAAACTCCATCCACGAGAGCGTAGCAAAGAATTGTTATATCGTGGACGTATTCGGTTACAATTGAAAAACGACAATGGTACTCCTGTCAAACCCGAATTTCCTACCAGAGATTCCGTCTTAATCTATCTGGGCACTACCATCCCGAAGTTGAAAAGTCGCCAAGGAAAGCAATCGAGCGGTGAACAATCTTTTCAGCCATCAAGTTCGTCAACaaagaaaggaaaaggaaaagggAGAAGGTGA
- the LOC143428078 gene encoding uncharacterized protein LOC143428078 has protein sequence MRGRECDSRNNGDTEAEINNVTTENNTDLSANEENSNTNLSESIVGAPHIPSSNSQVGAASIGQSLYNSATGNLNSMLHPVLNTLTGTQNSLGHDLLRSVLHPNLHPHINSLHHIPRTLIRTATLPVTSLMQARSELRNILHPNGPLLGDINRSLLRAKARKNHLIHPIYPLHPIHPLHPIQPLHPIHPLQPLHPIGHHPPIVGLAHTSLHNNALPPSTAQTHQLIPHPEPTGYIVRYVPHNKSTSSPVIGASHQQSTSCVDDNLNMQQNVANPTNNENENEDTNETEPSIDDQNEDDNQS, from the exons ATGCGAGGAAGAGAATGTGATTCACGTAATAATGGAGATACTGAAGCTGAAATAAATAATGTAACTACCGAGAATAACACAGATTTATCTGCAAACGAAGAGAATTCAAACACAAATTTGTCCGAATCGATTGTTGGAGCTCCACATATTCCTTCATCAAACTCGCAAGTGGGAGCTGCATCTATAGGACAATCTTTATATAATTCAGCCACTGGCAACTTGAATTCTATGTTACACCCTGTTTTAAATACATTAACTGGCACACAAAACTCACTAGGACATGATTTATTGAGGTCTGTGCTACACCCTAATTTACATCCACATATCAACTCATTGCATCACATACCTAGAACTTTGATAAGAACAGCTACTTTACCAGTAACTAGCTTAATGCAGGCAAGGTCAGAGCTTCGTAACATTTTACATCCAAACGGTCCACTTCTTGGAGACATTAATAGA tCATTACTACGTGCCAAAGCAAGGAAAAATCATTTAATACATCCAATATATCCACTACATCCGATACATCCACTACATCCGATACAACCACTACATCCGATACATCCACTGCAACCATTACATCCAATTGGACACCATCCACCAATAGTGGGATTAGCTCATACAAGTCTTCATAATAAT GCTTTACCACCAAGTACAGCTCAAACTCATCAATTAATACCTCATCCTGAACCTACTGGTTATATTGTGCGATATGTACCGCACAATAAATCAACATCATCTCCAGTTATTGGGGCATCGCATCAACAATCTACTTCTTGTGTAGATGATAATTTAAATATGCAACAGAATGTAGCAAACCCCACAAATAACGAAAATGAAAATGAAGATACGAATGAAACTGAACCTTCAATAGATGATCAAAATGAAGATGATAATCAATCATAG